One Elgaria multicarinata webbii isolate HBS135686 ecotype San Diego chromosome 6, rElgMul1.1.pri, whole genome shotgun sequence DNA segment encodes these proteins:
- the HSDL2 gene encoding hydroxysteroid dehydrogenase-like protein 2, with protein MLPNTGKLAGCTLFITGASRGIGKAIALKAAKDGANIVIAAKTGVPHRTLPGTIYTAAEEIEAAGGKALPCIVNVREEDQIIDAVDQAVQKFGGIDIVVNNASAISLTGTLETPMKKVDLMMSANTRGTYLTSKICLPYLKKSKIGHILNISPPINLNPVWFKNHCAYTISKYGMSMCVLGMAEEFRGDVAVNALWPQTAIYTSAMDMLGGAGVEKQCRKTDILADAAYCILSKPKSFTGNFVIDENLLREEGIKNFDAYAVAPGHPLLPDFFLDVDPEMLAMKMEAQGASPTFREGKMQDVSKHEGPDKTKPDGPERTKLHVHFAAENVAGPVAETFKVIKGAITEDVIKSIQGVYRFELSGEEGGTWYIDLKSQGGSAGSGEPPGKVDVVMTMSSSDFVKMFSGKLKPTMAFMSGKLTIKGDMALAIKLEKLMGQFTAKL; from the exons gaAGTTGGCAGGATGCACTCTCTTTATCACGGGTGCAAGTCGTGGCATTGGAAAAGCGATTGCCTTGAAGGCGGCAAAGGATGGGGCAAACATTGTCATAGCTGCTAAGACGGGAGTGCCGCATCGCACGCTCCCGGGAACGATCTATACTGCTGCAGAAGAAA ttgaagcagctgggggaaaggctttACCATGTATTGTTAATGTGAGGGAAGAAGATCAAATTATTGATGCAGTGGATCAGGCTGTTCAGAAATTTGGAG GAATAGACATTGTTGTGAACAACGCAAGTGCTATCTCTTTGACTGGCACGCTGGAAACACCTATGAAGAAAGTGGACCTTATGATGAGCGCCAACACAAGAGGAACCTACCTTAC ATCTAAAATATGCCTTCCTTACTTGAAAAAGAGTAAGATTGGTCATATCCTTAATATCAGCCCGCCAATAAATTTAAATCCAGTCTGGTTCAAAAACCACTGTG CGTATACCATTTCTAAATATGGAATGTCCATGTGcgtgctgggcatggcagaagaATTTAGAGGAGATGTTGCAGTGAATGCTTTATGGCCTCAAACAG ctataTATACTTCTGCAATGGATATGTTGGGAGGAGCTGGTGTGGAGAAACAGTGCCGGAAAACGGATATTCTAGCCGATGCAGCATATTGCATTTTATCAAAGCCCAAAAGTTTCACTGGAAACTTCGTTATTGATGAAAATTTGTTGAGAGAAGAAGGAATCAAGAATTTTGATGCATATGCAGTTGCCCCAG GTCACCCTTTGCTGCCAGATTTCTTTTTAGATGTGGATCCTGAGATGTTAGCAATGAAAATGGAAGCACAAG GAGCTTCTCCGACATTCAGAGAGGGGAAAATGCAAGATGTTTCCAAGCATGAAGGTCCTGACAAAACTAAACCTGACGGTCCTGAGAGAACCAAGCTTCATGTGCATTTTGCTGCGGAAAATGTTGCAGGGCCTGTGGCAGAGACTTTTAAAGTTATAAAAGGAGCAATTACTGAAGACGTCATAAAGTCAATTCAAGGAGTCTATCGGTTTGAATTATCTG GTGAAGAAGGAGGAACGTGGTATATTGATCTTAAAAGCCAAGGTGGCAGTGCAGGAAGTGGAGAACCACCTGGAAAAGTTGATGTGGTTATGACCATGTCTAGTAGTGACTttgtaaaaatgttttcag GCAAACTAAAGCCAACCATGGCTTTCATGTCTGGAAAGCTGACCATCAAGGGTGACATGGCCTTAGCAATCAAGTTGGAAAAACTGATGGGTCAGTTCACTGCCAAACTGTGA